One stretch of Eupeodes corollae chromosome 2, idEupCoro1.1, whole genome shotgun sequence DNA includes these proteins:
- the LOC129944842 gene encoding piggyBac transposable element-derived protein 2-like, producing MLRMKRISMKITKKTIELLQDVPGEVEIFVESYLAPDDGEFDNEDDIPLSELRKSIAPPLWTKSITSTDGINPTTNYLARIQSCASDLVGLNEVQVLVFEKLFDVEVRQLSVNQTMLYADQQNKDSFSFNDEDLKFCIGILLFSGYHSEAREFMYWKQAADTHVPIIANRMSRNRFQEIKRFIHFADNNTLDMNDTMAKLRPLSKLLCQKFQKWGYMYDHLSIDESMVTYFGRHSSKQFKRGKPVRFGFKNWMLCSKGGYMFEFDTYCGA from the coding sequence ATGTTACGGATGAAGAGGATATCGATGAAGATAACTAAAAAGACAATAGAGTTACTACAAGATGTTCCAGGTGAGGTTGAGATTTTTGTGGAATCTTATTTAGCCCCAGACGACGGTGAATTTGACAACGAAGATGATATACCATTGTCTGAGCTTAGAAAGTCAATTGCTCCACCGTTATGGACAAAGTCAATTACGTCAACAGATGGAATAAAtccaacaacaaattatttggCTAGAATCCAAAGCTGCGCTTCTGATTTGGTTGGTCTCAACGAAGTTCAAGTCTTAGTCTTTGAAAAACTGTTTGATGTCGAGGTAAGGCAACTTAGCGTAAATCAAACAATGTTGTATGCAGACCAACAAAATAAAGACAGCTTTTCGTTCAATGATgaagacttaaaattttgtattggaaTCCTTCTATTTTcgggctatcactctgaagcaAGAGAATTCATGTACTGGAAACAAGCAGCTGATACACATGTACCTATTATTGCAAACAGAATGTCCAGGAACagatttcaagaaataaaacgaTTCATTCATTTTGCTGATAATAATACCCTTGACATGAACGATACAATGGCAAAACTCCGTCCGCTCAGTAAACTTTTGTGCCAAAAGTTTCAAAAGTGGGGATATATGTATGACCATTTATCAATAGACGAATCAATGGTGACGTATTTCGGTCGACATTCTTCTAAgcaatttaaaagaggaaagcCAGTAagatttggtttcaaaaattggaTGCTTTGCAGCAAAGGTGGCTACATGTTTGAATTCGATACATATTGCGGAGCTTAA